The DNA window CATAAGAAATGTGAACTCAGCAGCTGTCCCAAAATGGAGAGTACAGCcctttctgaatatttttagcaCATTCTTTCACACGCACCTCTTAGTTTCTTCTGAAAGTCATACTTTGTAACAGAGGAGATGTAATCAGGATTGGCCTGGTTCAGTACACACAGCGACCACACCACGTCTGTTTTCAGGAAAGGCTCTAAATTCTGAAAAGAACCTTCAAAAGCTTTGTGTACCTATagccacacacaaaaaaaacaaaacattatatattatatacatatacacacacatacatacatatacatatatatctatcttATTGGTTACCTTTTGGTAAAACTCCTCTCCTTTGCCGAGCTGGAAGTTGAGTTTTGCAAAAGATAGGATGAGATTACACACCTGCAGTGTGTTGTAATTTTTACTATTACTCACATAGtgctgaaaaaaagagagggaaaaaaggaTAATGAAACTTAATATAAGGTTGTCTAATGAAAGCGTATTTTACTAGGTGGTTTTGATTTGATAAGAAACCATTCCAACCTGAGCAAAACCTTCGAATAGAGGCAAGTGGAGCCACTTGAGAAGGGCTAGAGACTTGGCGCAGCGTGTTACATCGAGGGAACTTAGTTCTGACAACCTAGGCAATAGTTCTGTCGCAATTCTTTGGAGCACTTGTATctggtgaaaattcagcttacCTGTGATTTagagaaagatgaaaaaacaattacatttttacattcatttatacaAGTTTAGACAAAAAGCTGTTTAATGAGGTTAAATCTCACTGACCATAAGCATatgcaatatcaagcagcaatgGAGTTTTCAGTTCAAAAGAGGGCTTCTGGTTGATGTGGTACGAGAGAGCGCGTAACAAAGGAACAGCTCGTCTTTTTTGAGAGGCCAGTGCAACTGCCATCTTCCGGATATCCTCTGTGCTGAAGCTCTCTGCAAACTCCAGTGCCTGGATAGCGTAAGATGCGGTGTTTGACAATCAGGTTACAAAAGCCTAATGCAGTATAATCAAAATTTCAGAAGTGTTTTGGTTGACTAGCTGGTATTTGGATGGGCGCACTCACTTTATCCTCCAGTTTGTCCACCAGAGAGGGGCTGAAAAGCGAAGCGTGGCTCATGAGAATGGTGATGGCACGACTGTCACACAGCTCTGTCCAGCGCAGCTCCAGTTGTCTTAGCAGGGCTGTGGTAAGCTCTTCATTTTCATACCTATCACAACACAAACATTATGAGAACACACTAGCTATTTACTGGACCAACTACAGCAACAAGAAAGgcttagttcacccaaaagttttaattctgtaattaattattcaccctcatgcaATTccagaccttcattcatcttcggaatacaaattaaaatatatggattattttaaatggtatatTTTACCAATCCccttgctatgtttctggaTGTTGATCGTGTTAATTACACTGCTGTCAATGGAAGAGTCAGATTTCATAATATGTttttccgaagatgaacaaagtaCTTCTGGGTTGAGAATGATATGAaggagagtaattaatgacagaatttttattgttGGACTATCCTTTCAAAAGAAAATGACTGACATAGgtgtttattcataataatacattttttgtgtgtttatttaagtgttaatttcttttaaaatgatcttacAGACCCCAAATTTCAAACGTTATTGTGTTGTGTGGTAATAATTGCTATAATTAGGAATCAAGCATGTGAATCCCACCCTTGGCTTTGCTGAAAGGCCACCCAGTCCACCAGGTAGGCCAGGTGACGGTATGTGAAGCGTCGGATCCTCCAGACCACTTCATTCTGAACGGAGCGGAGTAGAGGGGCATCAGAAGGGAGACCCAACATGCTGAGAGCACGTAAAAGACCCACCAGAGATCCATTCCACACTGAGGACACCTGTGAGAGAAGAACAACAAAGGTAATCTTCTACTAATATCAGTGACAAGTAGACTTTCAATTCAGTCTTGGTTACCTGAGATCGTACTGTCTCCTGCATGTTTATGCAGCGCGGATCCTGCAGGATTTCTTCTCCACCTTTCTCTAGGACCAGCAGGTTCAACTGGAGCAGACACCTAGCAGCATCGCTGGCCGTTCCACCGTGCTCTGCCCACAACTGAAGCATTTCTTCTGGGGTGGATGCCTTTTTAATGAGTTGGATTATTTGCGTTTGTTCATATGGTGATGCCAGCTCCTCTATCCTAGCAAGTTCACTGCCCTGACAGAGGTTCCTAGCCGAAGGACGGATCCAAGACAGAGACATCAGGCACACTGGCTCTGTCTGGTGCACTGTGGAGGTCTGTAGTCGGGCTGTGGTGGCCTGAGGGCAGCGAGGAAATAATCGCACCCATCTGCACAGCAGCCTCGTGGTCATTTTGAAAAATGGGATTTCCTATTTCCAACAACCAGTCAAAGCATCTGCCCCCACATCTCACCTGAGCACCTAAGAATCAACACATAAAAGAGCCTTGAAAATTAGGCCAACTTATATAAAAAGAGCACCAGTCAGATactgattttaatttatatggtgtattgcatttaaaatgcatttagcaaatagcattttaaaaacgattaaagctttcaaaaaaaaaaaaaaggtactagGCTTTAGCATTCTCCGAATATACTGAATCTGTCCACCGTGTAAAGATCTGTCAAATGTCTAAATACTCTGTCTGTCATGGGTCAAAGTCTTTTCTGACCTTGCCTATTTGGGCAGGCGCCGCGATAAGCTCTCGATACTGTCAACAATATGAACGAGATTTTTAGGCAACCCAGTAAACACTGATACAGTTGAATAATCATATTTCAGCGAACCTGAACAGGACCGCGCTGTCACCACTGATAGGGCAAATATGGCTTTTTTTTACCTCGTCAAATCGGCTTTTACAACAGCAGAGACGACATTCACATGGAGGAACGATCAGCAGAAGTCGCGGAAGATTTGCGTCAGTGAACCGGCAACACGTGATTTACAAAGCGCGTTGTGATTGGTCAGCATGCCTACGAGTTAAAAAGAGAAACAGCCTGAAAGGGGCTCAGTTATTGTGATGTGTTGTGATTAGCTTATTTGCTCGGAAATGCGTGAAAAGGTTTCCCCCTCGAACGGCTAGTCGTACCGGTGGTCCCACTCTAGAGTCCTGATTGAGGTAAACATCTGcttaaaactttatttacacacatgaaacatttatttacaaattatagaCTGTTACCTTGCTAATAATCACTGCAATTGATATATATTCAATACTTTCATCAAGTCCCTTACTGTAATACCTGCTGCATGAATTTGGTGACCAAAGAAACAAACGTAATTTTATCTTATTCATTACATTCCTTTTACCAatttctcaaaaacaaaattcaCAGGTTTAATTACTTTCCCTAAATTTCCCTGCATTGAATTATTACTAATTACTTCCTAAATCTCATATCAACCTCGACCAGTTAAACAACACAAACGTTTAATTCTCAAATAGGctatacaatataaattaaaagtatataatataatatataaatatgttaatttgcaTAACTGGCCTGTGCATGAACTTACTATACGTGTTTTAAGAGGTCACACGTGAGAAGATTTCTCAATTTTTGCTACGTGAGTTTGAGGTAATATaggtttaataatgtttattaataataaccctATAGCTTCCTTTCAGATACAcacaatattatgaaataaggcattaacaaaccattatgtttgtttacattCGCTAAATATTGAATCATTTAGAGTGTTGCAATCTAGTCAACGATTGAACTTTTGCAGACGGTTGAGGAAAACCTGTTTCTCAAGACGACCAGCAGATGGCAACattgattaattcattaatcGATTTAATACAGTTCCCACttgttacattatttttggTAGTAATAGACATACCTCTATTACTTTCTCAAAAAGCTGTCTTGATTGAAATTATATTTGAGCTAGTCTGGTGATTGGTAAGCTCTGCCATAAAGCTTCAGGTTTTGTGTACCGAACAATATAAACTGATTGAATTTATCAAATCCTTCATTAAGCGCTCCAGTGGTATTATTCTGTAATGGGAACAGAGTGCACACATGCACAATAGAGGTCTATTTTGGGTTCAGTAATAGCATGAAAGCAgcaaacaaaatgaacattttgcaacattttgtAGAGGATGATTTCGTCTAAATCAACCTAAGCTGTGTATAATGGAGTGCTGCAGCAGTCAAGATAGCAAAACATAATGGCTAAggtgaaaatagaaaattatatattctgTTCATTCAAGCAGAGATGCTAAGAATACATTGTTTCTGGAGGTAGctgcatgtttaatttattttgtaatgtggCTGATTATTTTCAGGATATTGCAGTAGTATAACATTGACATGGATCAACATGTGACTGAAACATTTGCCTTGTTGCCCAACCCCCCCTTTtagtaaacttttatttaactttttaagcaTAGTACTATAGTGTGGAAAGTCTTTTGAAATGGCACTGTAGTTGAACGACTTGTTTAAGgagaatataattatattaaacgTTTTATCGACTCTATATCATATACTTTTTCATTGGTTGTTGCATGGTCAGAAGAAAGGGACTCTGgattttggttgtttttgtcCTTTGCAATAAGATAATGCAGGGCTAGATGATAGTATGTCAGCATTTAATTGCATCTCAAGAAAGGTGAAAACTGTTTACACAGGTTTCTAAAGATACCTGCGActcaaaaagaaaagtaaaaaagatcACATGCAAAGCAGGGAGAAGGGAAATGGTGCCATCTCGTACAaggctgttatttttttatattgaatttaaGAGATAGAAAAGGGCAagtgaaacatttttcagtaaTGAGGCGGCTCAACCGGAGGTGAATGGAAAGGATAAACTTTTAGAGGCAGTGCAATGTGGAGCGGTTCCATTAACTACCCTTTTCAAGTGGCACTttggaaagagagagggaaagtgAGACACAAAGAGAAGAACGGAGTTACAGTCACTGATTGAACCTTTATCTGGTGATTTACGCTCCATTCCATCAGCTCTCCGCGGCCTACGTAGTCATCTGGTTAATGGTGTGATTTACATTAACGACAGAGAGGTGCAGCCCATTTTACAGTCTTTAATGCACACATCAGAACTTTGACATGCTTCGTGGTAAGTCGGGTCAATTTGCATACGCTTTCAGT is part of the Puntigrus tetrazona isolate hp1 chromosome 16, ASM1883169v1, whole genome shotgun sequence genome and encodes:
- the tbrg4 gene encoding FAST kinase domain-containing protein 4, whose product is MTTRLLCRWVRLFPRCPQATTARLQTSTVHQTEPVCLMSLSWIRPSARNLCQGSELARIEELASPYEQTQIIQLIKKASTPEEMLQLWAEHGGTASDAARCLLQLNLLVLEKGGEEILQDPRCINMQETVRSQVSSVWNGSLVGLLRALSMLGLPSDAPLLRSVQNEVVWRIRRFTYRHLAYLVDWVAFQQSQGYENEELTTALLRQLELRWTELCDSRAITILMSHASLFSPSLVDKLEDKALEFAESFSTEDIRKMAVALASQKRRAVPLLRALSYHINQKPSFELKTPLLLDIAYAYGKLNFHQIQVLQRIATELLPRLSELSSLDVTRCAKSLALLKWLHLPLFEGFAQHYVSNSKNYNTLQVCNLILSFAKLNFQLGKGEEFYQKVHKAFEGSFQNLEPFLKTDVVWSLCVLNQANPDYISSVTKYDFQKKLRGGIAERTENYRLKLLHISAFAQLEPLGITIESPAVLQPTPQSKVEVSTPLQSSLHASLQNLTNGRTQALRTAVKTIYGWTIDGELVVNSENKPIDLENLKAPHLPGGGGHVALPAGARRIAFVAWDFPNFCLRSKDLLGRFAMQKRHLQLAGFIVVEVLYFEWLELKSDWHKVAYLKDKLGKAVAEDMSK